In one Roseburia intestinalis L1-82 genomic region, the following are encoded:
- the ymfI gene encoding elongation factor P 5-aminopentanone reductase has product MNRTVLVTGASRGIGRAIASAFAAEGDRLIITCSRSEQELLNFKKELEETFHTEVLASVGDISSFEYVEQLFEQITERFGGVDVLINNAGISYIGLLTDMSIDDWNRIVSTNLTSVFSTSRLAIPHMVHEKKGKIINISSVWGIAGASCEVAYSACKGGINSFTKALAKELAPSNIQVNAIACGVIDTQMNACFSEEERAELADEIPAGRFGTPEETAHLAVQLATGNEYLTGQIITLDGGWL; this is encoded by the coding sequence ATGAATAGAACCGTACTAGTTACCGGTGCCTCCCGTGGAATCGGACGCGCGATTGCATCCGCATTTGCCGCAGAGGGTGACCGGCTGATCATTACCTGTTCCAGATCAGAACAGGAACTTTTAAATTTCAAAAAAGAACTGGAAGAAACTTTTCACACGGAAGTGCTCGCCAGCGTGGGCGATATTTCTTCCTTTGAATATGTCGAACAATTATTTGAACAGATCACAGAACGCTTCGGTGGAGTGGATGTCCTCATCAACAATGCCGGTATTTCCTATATCGGGCTGCTGACGGATATGTCGATCGATGACTGGAACCGCATTGTCTCCACAAACCTCACATCCGTCTTTTCCACCAGCCGGCTCGCAATCCCACATATGGTGCACGAAAAGAAAGGAAAAATCATCAATATCTCTTCCGTCTGGGGCATTGCCGGTGCCTCCTGTGAAGTTGCTTATTCCGCATGCAAAGGCGGCATCAATTCCTTTACAAAAGCACTTGCAAAAGAACTTGCACCGAGCAATATCCAGGTCAACGCGATCGCCTGTGGTGTCATTGATACGCAGATGAATGCCTGTTTTTCCGAAGAAGAACGCGCAGAACTTGCAGATGAGATCCCGGCAGGAAGATTTGGAACGCCGGAGGAGACTGCCCATCTAGCAGTACAGCTTGCCACAGGAAATGAATACCTGACCGGGCAGATCATTACATTAGACGGCGGGTGGCTGTAA
- a CDS encoding glycogen debranching protein has protein sequence MSTGRHKQERGVGLQPLDEINGYQVRPGFYNRDGATATTRGVSFTIHSFGATACYLLLFRPQEKEPYVTLKYPEAYHIGNTYSMFVFGLKIEEFEYAFQLDGPYDEKKGLLFKKENVLLDPYARAVTGQRNWGERPEGGADFIYHARVVENNFDWGDIRPTEHPFEDLVIYEMHVRGFTKDASSGVTPGAEGTYEGLRQKIPYLKDLGVNAVELMPIFEFDEMESTRVVDGERLYNYWGYNTVCFFAPNTSYTSVVEHNHEGDELKELIYELKENGIEVILDVVFNHTAEGNEHGPCFSFKGIDNDIYYILTPDGYYYNFSGCGNVMNCNHPAVRRFIIDCLRYWVTEYRVDGFRFDLASILTRDEKGTPMADPPLLQAIACDAILGKVKLIAEAWDAGGLYQVGSFPSWNRWSEWNGRYRDDIRQFLKGTDGMAGTAITRITGSKDLYPEHRGDSASVNFVTCHDGFTLYDLYAYNTKHNEKNGWNNSDGDNNGNSWNCGAEGETDDPQIEGLRLRMVKNACATLMCSRGPAMFYAGDEFCNTQFGNNNAYCQDNIISWLDWTRLEKYQEIHDFFRYMIAFREKYPILRRSTKKALCGLPEISIHNGFPWNGGTDYTSKLIGIMYAGRDDADTRDDIIFYGMNAYWETLVMQLPELPNNLQWKICVNTNIEYEDGKDVEAQTEFYYKKTLKVPPRSVVILVAE, from the coding sequence ATGAGTACAGGCAGACATAAACAGGAACGCGGCGTTGGGCTGCAGCCATTGGATGAGATCAATGGATATCAGGTACGTCCGGGTTTTTATAACAGAGATGGTGCGACAGCAACCACAAGAGGTGTCAGCTTTACGATCCATTCCTTTGGTGCGACGGCATGTTATCTTCTGTTGTTCCGGCCGCAGGAAAAAGAGCCGTATGTGACCCTAAAATATCCGGAGGCTTATCATATTGGAAACACATATTCCATGTTCGTTTTTGGATTGAAAATCGAAGAGTTTGAATATGCATTTCAGTTGGACGGCCCTTATGATGAGAAAAAGGGGTTATTATTTAAGAAAGAAAATGTTTTGCTTGATCCGTATGCGAGGGCAGTAACGGGACAGCGTAACTGGGGAGAACGCCCGGAAGGCGGAGCGGATTTTATTTATCACGCAAGGGTTGTGGAAAACAACTTTGACTGGGGAGATATCCGTCCGACGGAGCATCCGTTTGAGGATCTTGTTATTTATGAGATGCATGTGAGGGGATTTACAAAAGATGCATCATCGGGTGTTACACCGGGGGCAGAAGGCACTTATGAGGGACTGCGCCAGAAGATCCCGTATTTGAAGGATCTGGGAGTGAATGCAGTCGAGCTGATGCCGATTTTTGAGTTTGATGAGATGGAAAGCACCAGAGTGGTAGACGGAGAGCGCCTGTATAATTACTGGGGCTATAATACAGTCTGTTTTTTTGCGCCCAATACCAGTTATACCTCGGTGGTGGAACATAACCACGAGGGCGATGAGTTAAAAGAACTGATCTACGAGCTAAAGGAAAATGGAATCGAAGTTATCCTGGATGTTGTATTTAACCACACGGCAGAGGGAAATGAACATGGTCCATGTTTTTCTTTTAAGGGAATTGATAATGATATTTATTATATCCTGACACCGGATGGATACTATTATAATTTCAGTGGCTGTGGCAATGTCATGAACTGTAATCATCCGGCAGTAAGACGTTTTATCATTGACTGTCTGCGATACTGGGTAACGGAGTATCGTGTCGATGGTTTCCGGTTTGATCTGGCATCCATTTTAACCCGCGATGAAAAAGGGACACCGATGGCAGATCCGCCATTGCTTCAGGCGATTGCATGTGATGCCATTCTTGGAAAGGTCAAACTGATCGCGGAGGCATGGGATGCGGGTGGTCTCTATCAGGTTGGAAGTTTTCCGTCATGGAACCGATGGTCAGAATGGAATGGAAGATACCGTGATGATATCCGTCAGTTTTTAAAAGGTACGGATGGTATGGCAGGAACAGCAATCACGCGTATCACCGGTTCAAAAGATCTTTATCCGGAGCACCGCGGAGACAGTGCATCCGTTAATTTTGTCACCTGTCATGATGGATTTACATTGTATGATCTGTATGCCTATAATACGAAGCACAATGAGAAAAACGGCTGGAATAATTCGGATGGTGATAACAACGGAAACAGCTGGAACTGTGGAGCAGAGGGAGAGACAGATGATCCGCAGATCGAAGGACTGCGTCTTAGAATGGTAAAAAATGCATGTGCAACCTTAATGTGCAGCAGGGGACCTGCCATGTTTTATGCGGGAGATGAATTTTGTAATACACAGTTTGGCAATAATAATGCCTACTGCCAGGATAATATCATTTCCTGGCTTGACTGGACCAGACTGGAGAAATATCAGGAGATCCATGATTTCTTCCGGTATATGATCGCATTTCGCGAAAAATATCCGATTTTGCGCCGCTCCACGAAAAAAGCGCTCTGCGGCCTACCGGAGATCAGTATCCACAATGGTTTCCCGTGGAATGGGGGTACGGATTATACCAGTAAACTGATCGGTATCATGTATGCCGGCAGGGATGACGCGGATACCAGGGATGATATCATTTTCTATGGAATGAATGCATACTGGGAAACACTTGTGATGCAGCTTCCGGAACTGCCGAACAATCTGCAGTGGAAGATCTGTGTCAATACAAACATAGAGTATGAGGATGGAAAAGATGTGGAGGCACAGACCGAGTTTTATTATAAAAAAACATTGAAAGTTCCGCCGAGAAGTGTGGTTATTTTAGTGGCAGAATAG
- a CDS encoding class II aldolase/adducin family protein yields the protein MELSYKEIRAQICDVCHKMWQLGWVASNDGNVSVKLSDGTFLATPTGVSKSMVTPEMIVHINKAGEMIETVDGYRPSSEMRMHFRCYEEREDVGAVLHAHPPVATGFAVADIPLDEYSMIETVLALGSVPIAPYATPSTDEVPDAITPYLQEHDAILLKNHGAVTVGADVYTAYYRMETLEQFAKITLTAHLLGGAKEIDRENIDRLVDLRNNYYKMSGKHPGYKKYSGESHFAPQKKEDRR from the coding sequence ATGGAACTCAGTTATAAAGAAATCAGAGCACAGATCTGTGATGTGTGCCATAAGATGTGGCAGCTTGGATGGGTTGCGTCGAATGACGGAAATGTGTCGGTAAAACTTTCCGATGGCACATTTTTAGCAACGCCGACCGGCGTGTCAAAAAGTATGGTAACACCGGAAATGATCGTGCATATAAATAAAGCAGGAGAGATGATCGAAACTGTGGACGGGTACCGCCCGTCGTCCGAAATGCGGATGCATTTCAGATGTTATGAAGAACGCGAAGATGTCGGGGCGGTATTACATGCACATCCTCCGGTTGCAACGGGATTTGCCGTGGCAGACATTCCGCTCGATGAGTATTCCATGATCGAGACTGTGCTCGCACTTGGTTCAGTGCCGATTGCGCCTTATGCAACACCTTCCACAGATGAGGTGCCGGATGCCATTACCCCGTATCTGCAGGAACATGATGCGATCCTGTTAAAAAATCATGGAGCGGTAACAGTTGGAGCCGATGTTTATACGGCATATTACCGGATGGAAACGTTAGAGCAGTTTGCAAAAATAACACTGACGGCACATCTGCTCGGAGGTGCAAAAGAAATTGACCGGGAAAATATCGACCGGCTTGTGGATCTTAGAAACAATTATTATAAAATGAGTGGAAAACATCCGGGGTATAAGAAATATAGTGGTGAGTCGCATTTTGCTCCGCAAAAAAAGGAGGATCGCAGATGA
- a CDS encoding pectinesterase family protein, which yields MQKILHVSDNPEHFSSIGSALAQIPANNTTPVIIEIAPGIYHEKLTINKPYITLRGMGESSAHTVISYDDYALDLMEDGSKRGTFRTYTLFIDTHDVTLQHLTIENASGDSATHGQAIALYADGDRLMIDSCRLLGHQDTLFTGPLPEKERQPGGFIGPKQFAPRINGRQYYKNCYICGDIDFIFGSATAYFEHCTLESLLRTKASAQSDLVSTTSTLHDSGSDTSALCHSNSDMVQKNYTLPPIQGYVTAASTPEGQEYGYIFSDCRFISKDCPAGSVYLGRPWRDYAKTILISCELGAHIHPAGFHDWNRENTHDTVYYAEYASFPATSDYRPLSDQADFVQNLNEQQAGYFAKELVLGDWAPDKL from the coding sequence ATGCAAAAAATACTTCATGTTTCCGACAACCCGGAACATTTTTCCTCCATCGGCTCTGCCCTTGCACAAATTCCCGCTAATAACACAACACCTGTTATCATTGAAATTGCACCGGGCATTTACCATGAAAAACTAACCATAAATAAACCATATATCACACTTCGCGGAATGGGCGAAAGCAGTGCTCACACCGTCATCAGCTATGATGATTATGCCCTGGATCTGATGGAAGATGGCAGTAAGCGCGGTACATTCCGCACTTATACCCTCTTTATCGATACACATGATGTAACGCTCCAGCATCTCACCATCGAAAATGCCTCCGGGGATTCCGCAACACACGGACAGGCGATCGCTCTCTATGCCGACGGGGACCGTCTTATGATCGATTCCTGCCGCCTTCTCGGCCATCAGGACACACTTTTTACCGGGCCGCTTCCCGAAAAAGAACGACAGCCTGGCGGTTTCATCGGTCCAAAACAGTTTGCCCCGCGTATCAATGGCAGACAATATTATAAAAACTGCTATATCTGCGGCGATATTGATTTTATTTTTGGAAGCGCCACCGCATATTTTGAACACTGTACCTTAGAATCCCTGCTGCGCACAAAAGCATCTGCACAGTCCGATTTAGTTTCCACTACATCCACCCTGCATGATTCCGGTTCTGATACATCTGCACTGTGTCATTCCAATTCAGATATGGTTCAGAAAAATTATACACTCCCTCCTATCCAGGGTTATGTAACTGCCGCCTCCACACCGGAAGGCCAGGAATACGGCTACATTTTTTCCGACTGCCGGTTCATCTCCAAAGACTGTCCTGCCGGTTCCGTCTATCTTGGCAGGCCATGGCGCGACTATGCAAAAACGATCCTGATTTCCTGCGAACTTGGTGCGCATATCCATCCCGCCGGTTTTCATGACTGGAACCGCGAAAATACACATGACACAGTATATTATGCCGAATACGCAAGTTTCCCTGCCACCTCTGACTACCGTCCGCTTTCTGACCAGGCTGATTTTGTTCAAAATCTGAATGAACAACAAGCCGGATATTTTGCAAAAGAACTGGTTCTCGGTGACTGGGCACCTGATAAACTGTAA
- a CDS encoding CPBP family intramembrane glutamic endopeptidase, with amino-acid sequence MEQKEMAKTRLIIYVLMAYGLTYLMGILMWYGSTKGYDLTVFPTAQMMYPAAGVIIGLFLAHKGEKILPAGFFITVLATTGVLIVLALLSVFLPVNDLNIAGMTMSVYNLISQYILIIGSIVALVFLAVAGNEKRAAAGLTRQNWKSAVLIVLAFVGIYIVRTVVSVAVQGVSDGSGMQYVKEWAAMFKNPMMWLNIAALPINYFFVFIAFFGEEYGWRYYLQPVLQKRFGLRAGVIILGVVWGLWHIPDDLFYYTQTSGIQMIFAQQITCISLGIFFAYAYMKTQNIWVPVCLHYLNNNLIPIISGTFSADVLENQTVSWKDLPVALVLNGLCFGFFLLADVFKKKEVQEEE; translated from the coding sequence ATGGAACAAAAAGAAATGGCAAAAACAAGACTGATTATTTATGTGCTGATGGCTTACGGTCTGACCTATCTGATGGGAATTCTGATGTGGTATGGCAGTACAAAGGGTTATGACCTTACGGTATTTCCAACAGCGCAGATGATGTATCCGGCAGCCGGTGTGATCATTGGACTTTTTCTGGCACACAAAGGAGAGAAAATCCTGCCAGCAGGTTTTTTTATTACGGTTCTGGCAACGACGGGTGTCCTGATCGTATTGGCACTTTTATCCGTATTTCTGCCGGTAAATGATTTGAACATTGCAGGGATGACGATGTCCGTTTATAATCTGATTTCCCAGTATATACTTATTATCGGGAGTATCGTGGCACTTGTTTTTCTTGCAGTAGCGGGAAATGAAAAGCGTGCGGCAGCAGGACTGACCAGACAAAACTGGAAAAGTGCTGTGCTCATTGTACTTGCGTTTGTGGGCATTTATATAGTAAGAACTGTAGTGTCTGTAGCGGTACAGGGTGTGTCTGACGGCAGTGGGATGCAGTATGTAAAAGAATGGGCAGCAATGTTTAAAAATCCAATGATGTGGCTGAATATTGCTGCACTTCCGATCAATTATTTCTTCGTGTTTATTGCATTTTTTGGAGAAGAATATGGCTGGAGATATTACCTGCAGCCGGTTTTGCAGAAACGGTTCGGACTTCGTGCAGGTGTGATCATACTTGGCGTTGTATGGGGATTATGGCATATCCCGGATGATCTGTTTTATTATACACAGACATCAGGAATCCAGATGATTTTTGCGCAGCAGATCACATGTATTTCACTTGGAATCTTTTTTGCATATGCCTATATGAAAACGCAGAATATCTGGGTGCCGGTCTGTCTGCACTATCTGAATAACAACCTGATACCGATCATCTCAGGAACGTTTTCTGCAGATGTTCTGGAAAATCAGACGGTAAGCTGGAAGGATCTTCCGGTTGCACTGGTGTTAAATGGATTGTGCTTTGGATTTTTCCTGCTTGCAGATGTATTTAAAAAGAAAGAAGTTCAGGAAGAGGAGTAA
- a CDS encoding endo alpha-1,4 polygalactosaminidase, with the protein MSKKSKYLWKKIMILTWMFSLFLGILAGPCAIDAKNQKEKKDYGVFLSIDSSQIKKLYGYRLVVIDAQYFSAKDIRTLHKKGVKVYTYLNVGSIENFRDYYKKYEYLTIGTYENWEEEKWVDVSNKDWQKFMGKLSKKLLKKGVDGFFIDNCDVYDYAKTKKNFKGLAKILKNIKRLGKDVMINGGDVFVTKYRKTYGSAKNIMTAVNQESVWSSIQFETGTFGKQPEDVRKYFSDYVQKCKKDGMEVYLLEYTKDKKLIRRIKQYCRKNKFHYYISDSIELD; encoded by the coding sequence ATGAGTAAAAAATCGAAATATTTATGGAAAAAGATTATGATTTTAACATGGATGTTCAGTTTATTTCTTGGCATACTGGCAGGACCATGTGCGATAGACGCAAAGAACCAAAAAGAGAAAAAGGATTATGGCGTATTTTTAAGCATTGATTCGTCTCAGATAAAAAAGTTATACGGATATAGGCTGGTGGTCATTGATGCACAGTATTTTTCTGCAAAAGATATCCGTACCCTGCACAAAAAAGGCGTAAAAGTATATACCTACTTAAATGTCGGCTCCATCGAGAATTTTCGCGATTATTATAAGAAATATGAATACCTTACGATCGGAACTTATGAAAACTGGGAAGAAGAAAAGTGGGTAGATGTTTCGAATAAGGACTGGCAGAAGTTTATGGGAAAACTGTCGAAGAAGCTGCTGAAAAAAGGGGTGGATGGTTTCTTTATTGATAACTGCGATGTCTACGATTATGCAAAGACAAAGAAAAATTTTAAAGGACTGGCCAAAATACTGAAAAATATCAAACGTCTTGGAAAAGATGTCATGATCAATGGCGGAGATGTTTTTGTGACAAAGTACAGAAAAACATACGGATCGGCGAAGAATATCATGACTGCTGTCAATCAGGAATCTGTGTGGAGCAGTATTCAGTTTGAAACGGGTACGTTTGGAAAACAGCCAGAAGATGTGCGCAAATACTTTTCCGATTATGTTCAAAAATGCAAAAAAGATGGAATGGAAGTCTATCTTTTAGAATACACGAAAGATAAAAAACTGATCAGACGAATTAAACAGTATTGCAGAAAAAATAAGTTTCATTATTATATATCGGATTCGATCGAATTGGACTAA
- a CDS encoding DMT family transporter, which produces MNNKTTRNSILLLVTAAVWGAAFVAQTVGGQTIGAYSFNCVRCIIGALVLIPVMKFLDKKDLSPRKPQTKEDYKLLIKGGICCGVALCISTNLQQVGILMGASAGKAGFLTAVYILLVPILGLFLHKKCGINIWFAVALALVGLYFLCMQDKNGFQPADLLLLCCALGFSIQILFVDYFSPKVDGVRLSMIQFLVTGLLTAIPMFTVDMQHSISGIEAWASAFLSWSAWVPILYAGIMSCGVGYTLQIIGQNGLNPTVASLIMSLEAVFSAVFGWLILGQKLSTKEILGCCLIFSAIILAQLPVQRKAKFAGESHGENRNE; this is translated from the coding sequence ATGAACAATAAAACAACAAGAAACAGTATCCTGTTATTGGTAACGGCAGCCGTCTGGGGGGCTGCATTTGTGGCTCAGACAGTTGGTGGACAGACAATCGGAGCATATTCGTTTAATTGTGTCCGGTGTATTATCGGGGCACTGGTATTGATACCTGTCATGAAATTTTTAGATAAAAAAGATCTGTCGCCAAGAAAACCACAGACGAAAGAAGATTATAAACTGCTGATAAAAGGCGGAATCTGTTGTGGTGTAGCACTTTGTATTTCTACAAACTTACAGCAGGTTGGAATTTTGATGGGGGCAAGTGCGGGAAAAGCAGGTTTCCTGACAGCGGTGTATATATTACTGGTGCCGATTCTCGGATTATTTTTACATAAAAAATGTGGGATAAATATCTGGTTTGCAGTTGCTCTGGCACTGGTTGGACTGTATTTTCTGTGTATGCAGGATAAGAATGGATTTCAGCCGGCGGATCTGCTGCTTCTTTGCTGTGCACTCGGTTTTTCCATACAGATTTTATTTGTCGATTATTTTTCACCGAAGGTTGATGGGGTACGTCTTTCCATGATACAGTTTCTGGTAACCGGTTTGCTGACTGCGATTCCGATGTTTACAGTTGATATGCAGCATTCAATTTCGGGTATCGAAGCGTGGGCGTCAGCCTTTTTATCATGGTCAGCGTGGGTTCCGATTTTGTATGCGGGAATTATGTCATGTGGTGTGGGATATACGTTACAGATCATTGGACAGAATGGACTCAATCCTACAGTGGCTTCTTTAATCATGAGTTTGGAAGCCGTATTTTCGGCGGTATTTGGCTGGCTGATTCTTGGGCAGAAGCTGAGTACAAAGGAGATACTGGGATGTTGTCTGATTTTTTCGGCGATCATTTTAGCGCAGCTGCCGGTACAGCGAAAAGCAAAATTTGCAGGTGAAAGTCATGGGGAGAACAGGAATGAGTAA
- a CDS encoding tyrosine-type recombinase/integrase → MAKGSVRKKGKKWYYRFYVEDASGNLVQKECVGTESKSETEKLLRQAMDDYEKKKFVAKAENLTVGQLLDVWAEEELKTGTLSNGTVENYLGTIRNIKKHPLAERKLKNVTSEHLQSFFDLLSFGGVHPDGKERKGYSKDYIHSFSAVMQQSFRFAVFPKQYITFNPMQYIKLRYQTDEVDLFSDEDMDGNIQPISREDYERLLAYLQKKNPAAILPIQIAYYAGLRIGEACGLAWQDVNLEEQCLTIRRSIRYDGSKRKYIIGPTKRKKVRIVDFGDTLVEIFRNARKEQLKNRMQYGELYHTNYYKAVKEKNRVYYEYYCLDRTEEVPADYKEISFVCLRPDGCLELPTTLGTVCRKVAKTLEGFEGFHFHQLRHTYTSNLLANGAAPKDVQELLGHSDVSTTMNVYAHSTRDAKRKSVRLLDKVVGND, encoded by the coding sequence ATGGCAAAAGGATCTGTAAGAAAAAAAGGAAAGAAATGGTACTACCGCTTCTATGTAGAGGACGCAAGCGGCAATCTTGTTCAGAAAGAATGCGTTGGAACAGAAAGCAAAAGTGAAACTGAAAAGCTGCTCCGTCAGGCAATGGATGATTATGAGAAAAAGAAATTTGTTGCCAAAGCGGAAAATCTCACAGTCGGACAACTTCTGGATGTGTGGGCAGAGGAGGAATTAAAAACAGGTACGCTCAGCAATGGTACTGTGGAGAATTACCTCGGAACAATCCGAAATATTAAGAAACACCCATTGGCAGAACGGAAATTAAAAAATGTAACCTCTGAGCATTTGCAATCCTTCTTTGATTTGCTTTCCTTTGGGGGAGTTCATCCCGATGGAAAAGAGAGAAAGGGTTACAGCAAAGATTACATCCATTCTTTTTCCGCAGTCATGCAGCAGTCCTTCCGCTTTGCAGTATTTCCAAAACAGTATATTACGTTCAATCCCATGCAGTATATTAAACTGCGGTATCAGACGGACGAAGTTGATTTGTTTTCGGATGAGGACATGGACGGAAATATCCAACCAATTTCACGAGAAGATTATGAAAGACTGCTTGCGTATCTTCAAAAAAAGAACCCAGCCGCAATACTTCCAATCCAGATAGCCTATTATGCCGGGCTTCGTATTGGAGAAGCTTGTGGTTTGGCATGGCAGGACGTAAATCTGGAAGAACAATGCCTTACCATAAGACGCAGCATCCGATATGATGGCTCAAAGCGCAAATATATCATCGGACCAACTAAGCGGAAAAAAGTGAGGATTGTTGATTTTGGAGATACGCTGGTAGAGATTTTCCGTAATGCCCGGAAAGAGCAGTTAAAAAATCGAATGCAGTACGGAGAACTTTATCACACGAACTACTACAAAGCGGTCAAAGAGAAAAACAGAGTGTACTACGAATATTATTGCTTAGACAGAACAGAGGAAGTCCCGGCAGATTATAAAGAAATTTCTTTCGTCTGTTTAAGACCGGATGGTTGTCTGGAACTTCCAACTACTTTGGGGACTGTTTGCAGAAAGGTGGCAAAAACATTAGAGGGATTTGAAGGCTTTCATTTCCACCAGTTACGTCACACCTATACAAGCAACCTTTTAGCAAATGGAGCTGCCCCAAAAGATGTGCAGGAACTGTTAGGACACTCAGATGTAAGTACCACAATGAATGTCTATGCTCACTCCACAAGAGATGCTAAACGAAAATCAGTTAGGCTTCTTGATAAAGTGGTAGGCAATGATTAA
- a CDS encoding helix-turn-helix domain-containing protein, which produces MKDKELRKLIGSRVKQRRLELNLTQPYVAEKMGVTASTILRYENGSIDNTKKMVLEGLSEALHVSVEWLKGETDEYETDITDKRELQIRDAMGDILEQLPLALTKEEDAFSKDLLLLMLKQYGLFLDSFQFACKNFKGNDGQTDIAKTIGFESNDEYNEIMFLREITHTINAFNEMADIVRLYSKKPKTAEQRLANLLSEVLYEDSESV; this is translated from the coding sequence ATGAAAGATAAAGAATTACGCAAGCTGATAGGGAGCAGAGTAAAACAGCGCCGTCTGGAATTGAATCTGACACAGCCTTATGTCGCAGAAAAGATGGGTGTTACCGCTTCTACAATCCTGCGTTATGAGAATGGTTCGATTGACAATACGAAAAAAATGGTGTTGGAAGGTCTTTCGGAAGCACTCCATGTATCTGTGGAATGGCTCAAAGGGGAAACAGATGAATATGAAACCGATATTACGGATAAGAGAGAATTACAGATTCGTGATGCGATGGGAGATATTCTGGAACAGTTACCACTTGCCCTTACCAAAGAAGAAGATGCTTTTTCAAAAGATTTATTACTGCTGATGTTAAAACAATATGGTCTGTTTTTGGATTCCTTTCAGTTCGCCTGCAAAAACTTTAAGGGGAATGATGGTCAGACGGATATTGCCAAAACAATAGGGTTTGAATCGAATGATGAATATAATGAGATTATGTTCTTAAGGGAAATCACTCACACCATCAATGCTTTTAATGAGATGGCAGACATCGTAAGGCTCTATTCCAAGAAACCCAAAACAGCAGAGCAAAGGCTTGCAAATCTTTTATCAGAAGTCTTATACGAAGATTCCGAATCGGTATAG
- a CDS encoding helix-turn-helix domain-containing protein, whose product MTQRKIALSIEEAADYTGIGRNTLRQLVEWKKLPVLKVGRKVLIKTDILEMFMEANEGRDLRDRGNVKAVTRTAAN is encoded by the coding sequence ATGACGCAAAGAAAAATTGCATTATCCATCGAAGAAGCTGCTGACTATACGGGAATCGGCAGAAATACCTTAAGACAGCTTGTAGAATGGAAGAAACTTCCAGTATTAAAGGTTGGTCGCAAAGTCCTGATTAAAACCGATATTCTGGAAATGTTTATGGAAGCGAATGAAGGTCGTGATTTGAGGGATAGAGGAAATGTAAAAGCCGTAACAAGAACTGCGGCAAATTAA